In Salvelinus namaycush isolate Seneca chromosome 17, SaNama_1.0, whole genome shotgun sequence, one genomic interval encodes:
- the c1qtnf2 gene encoding complement C1q tumor necrosis factor-related protein 2: MLLFIKFISSVATTMLQLSLMVCLLSITMTTSQSQFQTTHPLYKKGHNITIHSSQLVCSLPGPQGPGGNPGAPGSPGTMGPMGTPGKDGLDGEDGEKGKRGDRGEQGRSGNPGKPGVKGREGVVGKHGPRGLKGARGAPGLAGLGGTKGEMGDAGETGAPGGCNCGTNSARSAFSVAMTKSYPKERLPIRFKRILLNEGNHYNATTGKFVCSVPGVYYFTYDITLANKHLAIGLVHNGQYKIKTFDANTGNHDVASGSTVLRLERQDQVWLQIFYSEQNGLFYDPFWTDSLFTGFLIYADQEYLNEVDRKANEDSSPSS, encoded by the exons ATGCTGCTATTTATCAAGTTTATCTCTTCAGTTG CTACTACCATGCTCCAGCTGTCTCTGATGGTGTGCTTACTATCCATCACCATGACTACCTCCCAGTCCCAGTTCCAGACTACACACCCCTTGTACAAGAAGGGCCACAACATCACCATCCATTCCTCCCAGCTGGTGTGTAGTCTACCCGGCCCTCAGGGGCCCGGTGGCAACCCAGGGGCCCCCGGATCTCCAGGGACTATGGGTCCCATGGGTACCCCAGGGAAGGATGGCCTGGAtggggaggatggagagaaggggaagaggggtgacagag GTGAACAGGGGAGGTCTGGGAACCCAGGTAAACCCGGGGTTAAAGGTCGTGAGGGCGTGGTGGGCAAGCATGGACCCCGAGGGCTGAAGGGCGCACGTGGGGCCCCAGGTCTGGCCGGGCTGGGGGGCACCAAGGGGGAGATGGGGGATGCAGGTGAGACAGGGGCTCCTGGGGGCTGTAACTGTGGCACCAACTCAGCCCGCTCCGCCTTCTCTGTTGCCATGACCAAGAGTTACCCCAAAGAGCGTCTCCCAATCCGGTTCAAACGTATTCTACTCAACGAAGGGAACCACTACAATGCCACGACTGGAAAGTTTGTCTGCTCTGTCCCTGGAGTCTACTACTTCACTTATGACATCACATTGGCCAATAAGCACTTGGCGATCGGGCTGGTGCACAACGGGCAGTACAAGATCAAGACGTTTGACGCCAACACTGGGAACCATGATGTGGCGTCCGGTTCCACGGTTCTCCGGTTAGAGCGTCAAGACCAGGTTTGGCTGCAGATCTTCTACTCTGAACAGAATGGTCTGTTCTATGACCCGTTCTGGACAGATAGTCTGTTTACCGGGTTCCTGATCTATGCAGACCAGGAGTATCTGAACGAAGTGGACAGGAAAGCCAATGAGGATTCATCACCTTCATCCTGA